CTGTAGATcttcatttatgaatattaaCTGATTAATGGTATTAAGAGTGTGCATAGGATAcatgaaacaagtttaaacaTAATAGACCAGTGAAATTGCTTTGTCGTCCACGACAAAGACAATTACAAAGAAATAAACTTTTaagttcaaaatttggattGGTGATAAATTTTGCAAGAAAAATATTAGTAACTCATTGTTTACGGTTGTAATTtagtgttgtttttgttttctgtAGATTGTTTAAGTTCTGGAATCGAGCACTAGAGGTATTTTGCTAGTTTTTAGAACTCCTGAATTTGAAAATCTGGGAAAATATTCTTTCTAGGTCAGGTTCTCTTTTTAAACTACAATTAACAGTTAAAAGGAAGGATTTGTACTCACAAGTCACAACTGAATAAGGAAGTGGGCAAAacaattaaaaggaaaaagagcTCATTGCAACAGGAATGGAACTGtcaaaaatactaaataaaacacATTCATTATGGCTCACAAAAACTAATGGCACAATTGGCCATGGAGAAATTTCAAGGTTTTCCTTATTTTACCAATATTTTACTCTTGACTATCTAGCTTTCTGAAGTCTAAATTTACTGCAGAAACTAATCTTCTCAGTTTTTTGATTCATCTTGCACAATCATGCCTTTCTTCCAGTTTGTACTTCTCCACCGTTAATCCATACAACTGGTGTCAAgcattctaaaccttatcaGCCCCATAAATTGCAGAATGTATTTTGCTACAGGAAGATGTGAATAATTGTCGATTCCATTACTGACAAAAGTTAAGAATAGATTGTTGGCGTTTTAGCCCTTTTACTATTTTCTTGTTTGAAAACTTTTGGGAATTCCTTTGTGCAAGAACTCTATGATTGAACTTTAAAAAAGTACATTTTCTTTCACAATTACGTTAAGCTCCTGTTGACTCCAGAAAACAAATGACATAGTGTACTCGAAGGTGCAGTTGTGGTTCTCTCTTCCTTCAGATTTGTGAtgattattttcatgaaaaacgTAGCACATCAAAACCTGAGAAGCTAGGGAACATAATAAAGATGCaatacttataattattttctggTTCAACCCTCCTAAACATATGCATGAATCTCATTAATCTACTATAATACCCCCTCCGGTTTCACTTAAAAAATTCCCTTTGTAGCCCATCATttattggaaaaaaattgataagCTTAACACAAAagcagaaaaagaaataatattaactTGGTCCGATGCAAAATTGAACAGTTTCCGTAACTTGGAGCATACCCTTTTGTGCTGAGCAATGAGCATTACTATCTTAGCGCTGTCCAGTTACAATttaaaaaacttcactttctttttagAAAAGTACATGGTAAAAATGGCATAATTTCATTTGTATCTATATAGATCGCACTTTAAGAAATTGAGATCTCTTCATGTAACAGTACACATGTCGGAGTGTAAATACTGTCCCCTCTTTTAGCAGTATGACCCAACTGAATTTTACGCCTGGGCTTTGTGTAGTATTATTGCCTTTTCTTCCATGCATTCTTCCTTATTAGCCATTAATTATGTACATGGTTCTTCTTGAACATGCTAGCACATACTGTTCTGTTTAGTATCAAATGCCACATGGTCAACTGGCACGGTTTCATCTATATTTTACATGCAGGGGAAAAGGTGATTATCAAATTGATTATAAACCAGCTCCGCGAATCTCAGAAGCAGATAAGACTAATGATCAAAGGTACCAAAGCTTGGACTTCTAACTTTTGTCAAACATCATACAAGAATCTGAATATGGATATTGCACTATAAGATCTTTTTCTTTCAAGAGTTTCTTTACCTAAATTCAGTTGACTCATATTTCCTGACAATGTGTAATTATTGACTTCTAAATTGTTTACCATAAGAAAATTTTTGATGTTGAAATGCCTTAATATTGTCTCAATGTAATTGATGTGTTACATGAGATTTGTCTAATTGAGCACTATgtaagtatttaaaattgagAATGGAGAGCtatttttgctttttttctttccttttaaatgCCTTCGTCACCATCTACCCCACAAAATAAAGCTTGCTCTGTTCTTCAACTCATTACTTTGTCAAAATTTGCTAAAAGGTACCAACCCTCGGTGCACTTTCTTTTTTAGATTTAGTCAGTCAGCTTAGGGTCCAATATGGCTATACAAAACCTTTGCATTTTCCTGGACATGAATAATAAGTCAACAGATATTCAAATCATTTGTTTCCTTCTGCTGGCTAGTATTTCATGTTACTAATTATGAGATTTTGTTGATATGCATAAGGTCATTACAGCGAGCACTAGACAGGAGACTCTATCTTCTAGTCCATGGCACCACACATGGTAGTGGAAAGCCCGTCTGGCATTTTCCTGAAAAAGTTTATGAGTCTGAAGAGAACTTGCGCAAGGTAAATAGTACTTATTCAGTCCATTTCTTTGAGGATTTCAATAATTTGGgttagaaaaatgaaatataagttGCAACTATTTGCAGTGTGCTGAGTCTGCCCTAGAATCTTTCATTGGAGATCTTTCACATACATATTTTGTTGGAAACGCCCCTATGGGTCATATGGTCATACAACCCACTGAAGACAAGAAAATTCCGTCAATCAAGGTATGCACAATTTCAATTATTGAAGTATTGAGTGAGGGAGGGAGGGAAATCCCCTGATAGCTTATGTGCTTCTAACGtataaattctatatttattatGGCAGCGCTTCTTCTTCAAATCCCAAGTCATTGCAGTCAACAAATTTGATATTAGAAAGTGTGATGATTTTGTCTGGGTGACAAAAGATGAACTGTTGGAATACTTTCCTGAGCAAGCTGAATTCCTGAACAAGATGATCATCAGCTGATGTTAATTTCTGCTCAAACTTCAGGCTTGGTAGGATAGCTAGCGGA
The nucleotide sequence above comes from Solanum pennellii chromosome 9, SPENNV200. Encoded proteins:
- the LOC107031105 gene encoding 39S ribosomal protein L46, mitochondrial-like encodes the protein MQRCCSSAGRSVISKQWFSSSSTDKIVASVLFERLPVIVPKIDPTVYAFQEFSFRWRQQYRREYPESFLKKSDTRGKGDYQIDYKPAPRISEADKTNDQRSLQRALDRRLYLLVHGTTHGSGKPVWHFPEKVYESEENLRKCAESALESFIGDLSHTYFVGNAPMGHMVIQPTEDKKIPSIKRFFFKSQVIAVNKFDIRKCDDFVWVTKDELLEYFPEQAEFLNKMIIS